In one Streptomyces sp. T12 genomic region, the following are encoded:
- the metK gene encoding methionine adenosyltransferase, with product MSRRLFTSESVTEGHPDKIADQISDTILDALLREDPTSRVAVETLITTGLVHVAGEVTTKTYADIATLVRNKILEIGYDSSKKGFDGASCGVSVSIGAQSPDIAQGVDTAYESRVEGDEDELDRQGAGDQGLMFGYATDETPTLMPLPIFLAHRLSKRLSEVRKNGTIPYLRPDGKTQVTIEYDGDKAVRLDTVVVSSQHASDIDLDSLLAPDIREFVVEPELKALLDDGIKLDTENYRLLVNPTGRFEIGGPMGDAGLTGRKIIIDTYGGMARHGGGAFSGKDPSKVDRSAAYAMRWVAKNIVAAGLAARCEVQVAYAIGKAEPVGLFVETFGTAKIDTEKIEKAIDEVFDLRPAAIIRDLDLLRPIYAQTAAYGHFGRELPEFTWERTDRVEALRKAVGL from the coding sequence GTGTCCCGTCGCCTGTTCACCTCGGAGTCCGTGACCGAGGGTCACCCCGACAAGATCGCTGACCAGATCAGCGACACCATTCTCGACGCGCTTCTGCGCGAGGACCCGACCTCTCGGGTCGCCGTCGAGACCCTGATCACGACCGGCCTGGTGCATGTGGCCGGAGAGGTCACGACCAAGACGTACGCGGACATCGCGACGCTGGTCCGCAACAAGATCCTCGAGATCGGCTACGACTCCTCGAAGAAGGGCTTCGACGGCGCCTCCTGCGGTGTCTCCGTCTCGATCGGCGCGCAGTCGCCGGACATCGCGCAGGGCGTGGACACGGCGTACGAGTCCCGGGTCGAGGGCGACGAAGACGAGCTGGACCGCCAGGGTGCCGGTGACCAGGGCCTGATGTTCGGCTACGCGACGGACGAGACGCCGACGCTGATGCCGCTGCCGATCTTCCTGGCGCACCGCCTGTCCAAGCGCCTGTCCGAGGTCCGCAAGAACGGCACGATCCCCTACCTGCGCCCGGACGGCAAGACGCAGGTCACCATCGAGTACGACGGCGACAAGGCGGTCCGCCTGGACACGGTCGTGGTCTCCTCGCAGCACGCGAGCGACATCGACCTGGACTCGCTCCTCGCCCCCGACATCCGGGAGTTCGTGGTCGAGCCGGAGCTCAAGGCTCTCCTCGACGACGGCATCAAGCTGGACACCGAGAACTACCGTCTCCTGGTCAACCCCACCGGCCGCTTCGAGATCGGCGGCCCGATGGGTGACGCGGGCCTGACCGGTCGGAAGATCATCATCGACACGTACGGCGGCATGGCCCGCCACGGCGGTGGTGCCTTCTCGGGCAAGGACCCGTCCAAGGTGGACCGCTCGGCCGCGTACGCGATGCGCTGGGTCGCCAAGAACATCGTCGCCGCGGGCCTTGCCGCGCGCTGCGAGGTGCAGGTGGCGTACGCGATCGGCAAGGCCGAGCCCGTCGGTCTGTTCGTCGAGACCTTCGGTACGGCCAAGATCGACACCGAGAAGATCGAGAAGGCCATCGACGAGGTCTTCGACCTGCGCCCGGCCGCGATCATCCGCGACCTGGACCTGCTGCGCCCGATCTACGCCCAGACCGCGGCCTACGGCCACTTCGGCCGTGAGCTGCCGGAGTTCACCTGGGAGCGGACGGACCGGGTGGAGGCGCTGCGGAAGGCTGTGGGGCTGTAG
- the coaBC gene encoding bifunctional phosphopantothenoylcysteine decarboxylase/phosphopantothenate--cysteine ligase CoaBC produces the protein MDKPKVVLGVSGGIAAYKACELLRRLTESGHDVRVVPTASALHFVGAATWSALSGHPVSTEVWDDVHEVPHVRIGQQADLVVVAPATADMLAKAAHGLADDLLTNTLLTARCPVVFAPAMHTEMWEHPATQENVATLRRRGAVVIEPAVGRLTGVDTGKGRLPDPAEIFEVCRRVLARGVTEPDLKGRHVVVSAGGTREPLDPVRFLGNRSSGKQGYALARTAAARGARVTLLAANTGLPDPAGVDVVQVGTAVQLREAVLKAVADADAVVMAAAVADFRPETYAAGKIKKKDGQDPDPIVLVRNPDILAEISTDRARPGQVIVGFAAETDDVMANGRKKLERKGCDLLVVNEVGERKTFGSEENEAVVLGADGSETPVPHGPKEALAETVWDLVARRLG, from the coding sequence GTGGACAAGCCCAAGGTCGTTCTGGGGGTCAGTGGTGGCATCGCCGCGTACAAGGCCTGTGAGCTGCTGCGCAGACTCACGGAGTCCGGGCATGACGTCCGGGTCGTGCCCACCGCCTCCGCGCTGCACTTCGTCGGCGCCGCCACCTGGTCCGCCCTGTCCGGCCATCCCGTCTCGACGGAGGTCTGGGACGACGTCCACGAGGTTCCGCACGTCCGCATCGGCCAGCAGGCCGACCTGGTGGTCGTCGCCCCGGCCACGGCCGACATGCTCGCCAAGGCCGCGCACGGCCTCGCCGACGACCTGCTGACCAACACGCTGCTCACCGCCCGCTGCCCGGTCGTCTTCGCGCCCGCCATGCACACCGAGATGTGGGAGCACCCGGCCACGCAGGAGAACGTGGCGACGCTGCGCCGCCGCGGCGCGGTCGTCATCGAGCCCGCCGTCGGCCGGCTCACCGGCGTCGACACGGGCAAGGGCCGACTGCCCGACCCCGCGGAGATCTTCGAGGTCTGTCGCCGGGTCCTGGCCCGGGGCGTCACCGAGCCGGACCTCAAGGGCCGGCACGTCGTCGTGAGCGCCGGCGGCACCCGCGAGCCCCTCGACCCGGTCCGCTTCCTCGGCAACCGCTCCTCCGGCAAGCAGGGCTACGCCCTCGCCCGCACCGCCGCCGCCCGGGGCGCCCGCGTCACGCTGCTCGCGGCGAACACCGGGTTGCCCGACCCGGCGGGCGTGGACGTCGTGCAGGTCGGCACGGCCGTACAGCTGAGGGAAGCGGTCCTCAAGGCCGTCGCGGACGCTGACGCGGTGGTGATGGCGGCCGCCGTCGCGGACTTCCGCCCGGAGACGTACGCCGCCGGAAAGATCAAGAAGAAGGACGGCCAGGACCCGGACCCCATCGTCCTGGTGCGGAATCCGGACATCCTCGCGGAGATCTCGACCGACCGCGCCCGCCCCGGCCAGGTCATCGTCGGCTTCGCCGCCGAGACGGACGACGTCATGGCCAACGGCCGCAAGAAGCTGGAACGCAAGGGGTGCGACCTGCTGGTGGTGAACGAGGTGGGCGAGCGCAAGACCTTCGGCTCGGAGGAGAACGAGGCGGTCGTCCTGGGCGCCGACGGCAGCGAGACCCCCGTACCGCACGGGCCCAAGGAAGCCCTGGCCGAAACTGTGTGGGACCTGGTGGCGCGACGACTGGGGTGA
- the rpoZ gene encoding DNA-directed RNA polymerase subunit omega has translation MSSSISAPEGIINPPIDELLEATDSKYSLVIYAAKRARQINAYYSQLGEGLLEYVGPLVDTHVHEKPLSISLREINAGLLTSEAVEGPAQ, from the coding sequence GTGTCCTCTTCCATCTCCGCGCCCGAGGGCATCATCAACCCGCCGATCGACGAGCTCCTCGAGGCCACCGACTCGAAGTACAGCCTCGTGATCTACGCGGCCAAGCGGGCCCGCCAGATCAACGCGTACTACTCGCAGCTCGGCGAGGGCCTCCTCGAGTACGTCGGTCCGCTCGTCGACACCCACGTCCACGAGAAGCCGCTCTCGATCTCCCTGCGCGAGATCAACGCGGGTCTGCTGACGTCCGAGGCCGTCGAAGGCCCGGCGCAGTAA
- the gmk gene encoding guanylate kinase translates to MSERPRLTVLSGPSGVGKSTVVAHMRKEHPEVWLSVSATTRKPRPGERHGVHYFFVTDDEMDKLIANGELLEWAEFAGNRYGTPRAAVLERLEAGEPVLLEIDLQGARQVRESMAEAQLVFLAPPSWEELVRRLTGRGTEPPEVIERRLDAAKVELAAEPEFDVTLVNTSVEDVARELLALMDVV, encoded by the coding sequence ATGAGTGAACGTCCGCGACTGACCGTGCTCTCCGGCCCCTCCGGGGTCGGCAAGAGCACGGTCGTCGCCCATATGCGCAAGGAACACCCCGAGGTCTGGCTCTCGGTGTCGGCGACGACCCGCAAGCCCCGTCCCGGCGAGCGGCACGGAGTCCACTACTTCTTCGTCACGGACGACGAGATGGACAAGCTGATCGCCAACGGCGAGCTGCTGGAGTGGGCCGAGTTCGCCGGCAACCGCTACGGCACGCCGCGTGCGGCTGTGCTGGAGCGGCTGGAGGCGGGTGAGCCGGTGCTCCTGGAGATCGACCTCCAGGGCGCCCGGCAGGTCCGCGAGTCCATGGCCGAGGCTCAGCTGGTGTTCCTGGCTCCTCCCTCCTGGGAGGAGCTCGTGCGCAGACTCACCGGACGTGGCACCGAGCCGCCCGAGGTGATCGAGCGCCGCCTGGACGCGGCGAAGGTCGAGCTGGCGGCCGAGCCGGAGTTCGACGTGACCTTGGTCAACACCTCCGTCGAGGACGTAGCGCGCGAGCTGCTAGCCTTGATGGACGTTGTGTGA
- a CDS encoding integration host factor: protein MALPPLTPEQRAAALEKAAAARRERAEVKNRLKHSGASLHEVIKQGQENDVIGKMKVSALLESLPGVGKVRAKQIMERLGISESRRVRGLGSNQIASLEREFGSTGS from the coding sequence GTGGCTCTTCCGCCCCTTACCCCTGAACAGCGCGCAGCCGCGCTCGAAAAGGCCGCCGCGGCTCGCCGGGAGCGGGCCGAGGTCAAGAATCGACTCAAGCACTCCGGCGCCTCTCTTCACGAGGTCATCAAGCAGGGCCAGGAGAACGACGTCATCGGCAAGATGAAGGTCTCCGCGCTGCTCGAGTCCCTGCCGGGCGTGGGCAAGGTCCGCGCCAAGCAGATCATGGAGCGACTCGGCATCTCCGAGAGCCGCCGCGTGCGTGGCCTCGGTTCGAACCAGATCGCTTCCCTGGAGCGTGAGTTCGGCAGCACCGGCTCCTGA
- the pyrF gene encoding orotidine-5'-phosphate decarboxylase: MTALEPFGARLRRAMDERGPLCVGIDPHASLLAEWGLNDDVAGLERFSRTVVEAMADRVAVLKPQSAFFERFGSRGVAVLEKSVEEARAAGALVVMDAKRGDIGSTMAAYAESFLRKDSPLFSDALTVSPYLGYGSLSPAIALARESGTGLFVLALTSNPEGGEVQHAIRADGRTVGATMLGHLAVENSGEEPLGSFGAVVGATLGDLSTYDLDINGPLLAPGIGAQGATPADLPRVFGAAVRNVVPNVSRGVLRHGPDVVALRDAASRFADEIRAAVSVD; this comes from the coding sequence ATGACTGCTCTGGAACCCTTCGGTGCACGCCTTCGCCGCGCGATGGACGAGCGTGGCCCGCTGTGCGTCGGAATCGACCCGCACGCGTCCCTGCTCGCCGAGTGGGGCCTGAACGACGACGTGGCCGGCCTGGAGCGGTTCAGCCGCACGGTCGTCGAGGCGATGGCCGACCGGGTCGCCGTGCTCAAGCCGCAGAGCGCGTTCTTCGAGCGCTTCGGGTCCCGCGGTGTCGCGGTGCTGGAGAAGTCGGTCGAGGAGGCGCGGGCGGCCGGTGCGCTGGTCGTCATGGACGCCAAGCGCGGCGACATCGGCTCGACCATGGCCGCGTACGCCGAGTCCTTCCTGCGGAAGGACTCCCCGCTGTTCTCGGACGCGCTGACGGTCTCGCCGTACCTCGGCTACGGGTCGCTGTCGCCGGCGATCGCGCTGGCGCGCGAGAGCGGCACCGGCCTGTTCGTGCTCGCGCTGACCTCGAACCCGGAAGGCGGCGAGGTCCAGCACGCGATCCGCGCGGACGGCCGTACCGTCGGCGCGACGATGCTGGGGCACCTGGCTGTCGAAAACTCGGGGGAGGAGCCCCTGGGGTCCTTCGGGGCCGTCGTCGGAGCCACGCTCGGCGACCTGTCGACGTACGACCTCGACATCAACGGTCCGCTCCTCGCGCCCGGCATCGGAGCGCAGGGAGCCACGCCGGCCGATCTTCCCCGGGTCTTCGGCGCGGCGGTGCGCAACGTCGTCCCGAACGTCAGCCGGGGTGTGCTGCGGCACGGGCCCGACGTCGTCGCGCTGCGTGACGCGGCGTCACGCTTCGCTGACGAGATCCGGGCGGCTGTGTCGGTCGACTGA